A single region of the Lotus japonicus ecotype B-129 chromosome 4, LjGifu_v1.2 genome encodes:
- the LOC130714268 gene encoding pseudouridine kinase isoform X2: protein MQSHEAVIIGGMVLDIHAIPSIHANPGTTTPGKVYYFRGGVARNIAECMSKLGAKPFMISAIGSDMAGNLLWEHWKSADLSTEGILKDKDIDTPVVCNIFDVNGEVAAAVASVEALEKCLTPDWILHFKHTLLSAPMLMVDANLSCTSLEASCKMAADTGCPVWFEPVSVTKSRRITSIAKYVTFASPNEDELVAMANALSGSDVFRPLKENHNKDNFSTLSLFQMLKPAVWVLLEKGIKVVLVTLGSNGVFLCSKGGPSCFKVPVEKTNQGGFGGQLYKTVMQKCPPNSYSVFSELERSSHVFAVHFPSLPASVVRLTGAGDCLVGGILTSICAGLDIMQSVSVGTAVAKAAVEVEANVPSAFNLAAIAG from the exons ATGCAGAGTCACGAAGCAGTAATAATTGGGGGAATGGTGCTGGACATTCATGCCATACCTTCAATCCATGCAAACCCAGGAACTACTACCCCTGGCAAG GTCTATTATTTCCGAGGAGGTGTTGCAAGGAATATAGCAGAGTGCATGTCAAAGCTTGGAGCAAAGCCATTCATGATTAGTGCTATCGGTTCTGACATGGCTG GAAATCTATTATGGGAACATTGGAAGTCGGCTGATCTATCTACAGAAG GAATTTTGAAGGATAAAGATATTGATACTCCAGTTGTGTGCAATATATTCGATGTTAATGGCGAGGTAGCAGCTGCTGTTGCTAGTGTGGAAGCTCTG GAAAAATGTCTGACACCTGACTGGATCCTGCACTTCAAGCACACTTTACTTTCTGCTCCAATGTTAATGGTTGATGCAAATCTGAGTTGTACTTCCCTCGAAGCTTCTTGTAAAA TGGCAGCTGACACAGGGTGTCCAGTCTGGTTTGAGCCAGTGTCAGTTACTAAATCCCGAAGAATCACCTCTATTGCCAAGTAT GTAACTTTTGCTTCTCCAAATGAAGATGAACTTGTTGCAATGGCAAATGCTTTATCTGGCAGTGATGTGTTCCGTCCACTGAAAGAAAACCATAATAAAGATAACTTTTCAACATTATCTTTGTTTCAAATGTTGAAACCAGCAGTGTGGGTTCTGCTAGAAAAAGGCATTAAAGTGGTCCTAGTGACCTTAGGCTCAAATGGAGTGTTTTTATGTAGTAAAGGAGGGCCAAGCTGCTTTAAAGTTCCTGTAGAGAAAACAAATCAGGGTGGTTTTGGTGGACAGTTATACAAGACTGTTATGCAAAAGTGTCCACCTAATAGTTATTCTGTTTTTTCAGAACTTGAAAGAAGCTCTCATGTCTTTGCTGTGCATTTTCCGTCACTTCCTGCTTCAGTCGTAAGGCTTACGGGGGCTGGTGATTGCTTAGTTGGTGGAATACTAACATCAATTTGTGCAGGATTAGATATTATGCAAAGTGTGTCTGTTGGCACTGCTGTGGCTAAAGCTGCTGTTGAGGTTGAGGCAAATGTTCCTTCTGCTTTCAACTTAGCTGCTATTGCAGGTTAG
- the LOC130714268 gene encoding pseudouridine kinase isoform X1 codes for MQSHEAVIIGGMVLDIHAIPSIHANPGTTTPGKVYYFRGGVARNIAECMSKLGAKPFMISAIGSDMAGNLLWEHWKSADLSTEGILKDKDIDTPVVCNIFDVNGEVAAAVASVEALEKCLTPDWILHFKHTLLSAPMLMVDANLSCTSLEASCKMAADTGCPVWFEPVSVTKSRRITSIAKYVTFASPNEDELVAMANALSGSDVFRPLKENHNKDNFSTLSLFQMLKPAVWVLLEKGIKVVLVTLGSNGVFLCSKGGPSCFKVPVEKTNQGGFGGQLYKTVMQKCPPNSYSVFSELERSSHVFAVHFPSLPASVVRLTGAGDCLVGGILTSICAGLDIMQSVSVGTAVAKAAVEVEANVPSAFNLAAIADDAKSVLSGAKVLFHQSML; via the exons ATGCAGAGTCACGAAGCAGTAATAATTGGGGGAATGGTGCTGGACATTCATGCCATACCTTCAATCCATGCAAACCCAGGAACTACTACCCCTGGCAAG GTCTATTATTTCCGAGGAGGTGTTGCAAGGAATATAGCAGAGTGCATGTCAAAGCTTGGAGCAAAGCCATTCATGATTAGTGCTATCGGTTCTGACATGGCTG GAAATCTATTATGGGAACATTGGAAGTCGGCTGATCTATCTACAGAAG GAATTTTGAAGGATAAAGATATTGATACTCCAGTTGTGTGCAATATATTCGATGTTAATGGCGAGGTAGCAGCTGCTGTTGCTAGTGTGGAAGCTCTG GAAAAATGTCTGACACCTGACTGGATCCTGCACTTCAAGCACACTTTACTTTCTGCTCCAATGTTAATGGTTGATGCAAATCTGAGTTGTACTTCCCTCGAAGCTTCTTGTAAAA TGGCAGCTGACACAGGGTGTCCAGTCTGGTTTGAGCCAGTGTCAGTTACTAAATCCCGAAGAATCACCTCTATTGCCAAGTAT GTAACTTTTGCTTCTCCAAATGAAGATGAACTTGTTGCAATGGCAAATGCTTTATCTGGCAGTGATGTGTTCCGTCCACTGAAAGAAAACCATAATAAAGATAACTTTTCAACATTATCTTTGTTTCAAATGTTGAAACCAGCAGTGTGGGTTCTGCTAGAAAAAGGCATTAAAGTGGTCCTAGTGACCTTAGGCTCAAATGGAGTGTTTTTATGTAGTAAAGGAGGGCCAAGCTGCTTTAAAGTTCCTGTAGAGAAAACAAATCAGGGTGGTTTTGGTGGACAGTTATACAAGACTGTTATGCAAAAGTGTCCACCTAATAGTTATTCTGTTTTTTCAGAACTTGAAAGAAGCTCTCATGTCTTTGCTGTGCATTTTCCGTCACTTCCTGCTTCAGTCGTAAGGCTTACGGGGGCTGGTGATTGCTTAGTTGGTGGAATACTAACATCAATTTGTGCAGGATTAGATATTATGCAAAGTGTGTCTGTTGGCACTGCTGTGGCTAAAGCTGCTGTTGAGGTTGAGGCAAATGTTCCTTCTGCTTTCAACTTAGCTGCTATTGCAG ATGATGCTAAATCTGTGTTAAGTGGTGCCAAAGTGCTCTTCCACCAATCAATGCTGTAA
- the LOC130710572 gene encoding uncharacterized protein LOC130710572 — protein MLSMGFNGMHNNNARGRDPDFGAIFMSNSGTKRECFKRKLFGLPSSEIKFVEKVKAGMILFLFEYDKRRLHGVFKATCDGSVNIVPNAFAASGKQFPAQVKFVPIWFCEPLHEKTFRRAIKENYFSTYKFNFGLSEKQVSELLYLFSKRKLEVEAPGRSLTRTEDLKSDRDKVGKVRRSVRREMHVETVRNEQRSMSDIISPISMHKYHGDSLHHNREDEYIGLNRSDIVVNKQGRAAELMVDATNGYASEYLTFEDESRFSAHESEDYISIRTSEFAVDTNGYVSDYLTLKDESRFTVHENKDYMDIHSRPNIMGGYSKSLSDQIIAPGDLRLSIRDRVMGQDIRETDQRMVPSDDIRGLHNYDVNPSLFYGEPRPTSATQRDMSCRSNLLYNADAPDLNFNQSSSVGFYSGSKSIIDTTSPLRNSERNSLNSQPHLMLPELKDMNRWHDSGGDFLNSVLYSSSRDCMFFNEARNSDLLAPESRLHEACNNIPSLMPPSAPIPPSDIGNSGRVHGPFSSMFYDSKSSSGNNINPVALQENMSHEIALPKNNVMFSPDVPWASESPSQVQYGDSLNHEYDIGSYRDSQTVKSGHPKKKSSVFSRLSFVQDVDKQENANNARNKKHDFHTSVDEVMEMVRHSQNQWTTKRMSKPSKHSKAESLRSRTQLTGSRKKDDCFENTLKDLSTDLTTASGDKSMTKRMSKPSKHNKAESLSSRTQLIGSRMKDDCFENTLEDLSMDWTTASGENSNKIAEDVSFVDFKRRSKVRKLSDETEIRSSDESEKTENLVLVQPKRRKLVRPNFNKSTTSDDKGVDLGASQNLPLSHGSCNLMDASKSGCSLPQTEAKIKTSILALLARAELQNIIGNAHSEDKNTTQARGRVCSEGGEKATDRALTAFHDGSECIENVKNTNVFSSASCRDKSCHMKEGFCAMDSIKSVPQDTESFHSICQEHNGEASAGRGMKEGFCAMDSIKSVPQDTESFCSICQEHNAEAYVGRGMNAEEEALKDGSSYLQNSGNEKAPIETPHINEGLGVMDSTKSVFPGIESLHSVCQGHHLDKIICASRGIKTHNQKASITTCCHIKEGLGSNGSVKSVSANSESPRSICQERHADKNHEILHAGVGVNSEKRMPKDGSSSLATEFKDGSDTSQFSGNDNAPIESVSANSESLRSICQERHADKNHEILHAGVGVSSEKRMPKDGSSSLATEFKDGSDTSQFSGNDNAPIEQKMD, from the exons ATGTTATCGATGGGATTCAATGGAATGCACAACAACAATGCTCGTGGAAGAGACCCGGATTTCGGTGCGATATTTATGTCGAATAGCGGAACAAAGAGGGAATGTTTCAAGAGGAAACTATTTGGCCTTCCATCGTCTGAAATCAAGTTTGTAGAGAAGGTTAAAGCCGggatgattttgtttttatttgaatATGACAAGAGACGACTTCATGGTGTCTTCAAGGCTACTTGTGATGGATCTGTCAATATTGTGCCTAATGCCTTCGCTGCTTCAGGGAAGCAATTCCCTGCTCAG GTTAAGTTCGTTCCAATTTGGTTCTGTGAGCCACTTCATGAAAAGACATTCCGGCGTGCAATCAAAGAAAATTACTTTTCAACTTACAAGTTTAACTTCGGGTTATCTGAAAAGCAG GTCTCTGAACTTCTATACTTGTTCAGCAAGAGAAAGCTAGAAGTGGAGGCTCCTGGGAGATCCTTAACCAGAACAGAAGACTTGAAATCAGACCGGGACAAAGTAGGTAAAGTTCGAAGATCTGTTCGTCGTGAAATGCATGTTGAAACTGTTCGAAATGAGCAAAGAAGTATGAGTGATATCATTTCACCAATCTCAATGCATAAATACCATGGAGATTCTTTGCATCACAATCGAGAAGATGAATATATTGGATTGAATAGAAGTGATATTGTTGTAAACAAGCAAGGAAGAGCTGCTGAGCTCATGGTGGATGCTACAAATGGTTATGCTAGTGAATATTTGACATTCGAAGATGAAAGCAGATTTTCTGCACATGAGAGTGAGGATTATATTAGTATCCGTACATCTGAGTTTGCCGTGGATACTAATGGATATGTTAGTGATTATTTGACATTAAAGGATGAAAGCAGGTTTACTGTGCATGAGAACAAAGATTATATGGACATCCATTCCAGGCCAAACATCATGGGCGGATATTCCAAAAGTCTATCTGATCAAATTATTGCTCCTGGTGATCTCAGGTTATCAATTAGGGATAGGGTTATGGGTCAAGACATAAGAGAGACTGATCAGAGGATGGTACCTTCAGATGATATTCGTGGTTTACATAATTACGATGTGAATCCATCTCTCTTTTACGGAGAGCCTAGGCCAACTTCTGCAACACAAAGAGATATGAGCTGTAGGAGCAATCTTCTGTATAATGCAGATGCTCCTGATTTAAATTTCAATCAGTCATCATCTGTTGGATTTTATAGTGGTTCTAAGTCGATAATAGACACCACTTCTCCTTTAAGAAACAGTGAAAGGAATTCATTAAATAGCCAACCACATCTCATGCTTCCAGAACTGAAAGACATGAACAGATGGCATGATAGTGGTGGTGACTTTCTTAATTCTGTTTTATACAGTAGCAGCAGAGATTGCATGTTTTTCAATGAGGCTCGAAATTCTGACCTGTTGGCACCAGAGTCTCGTTTACACGAAGCTTGCAATAACATTCCTTCCTTGATGCCTCCATCAGCTCCTATCCCTCCTTCAGATATTGGGAATTCTGGCAGGGTACATGGGCCCTTTTCTTCCATGTTCTATGATAGCAAATCATCTTCAGGCAATAATATTAATCCTGTAGCATTACAAGAAAATATGAGTCATGAGATAGCACTACCAAAGAACAATGTGATGTTTAGTCCTGATGTTCCTTGGGCAAGTGAGAGTCCTTCCCAAGTCCAATATGGTGATTCATTAAATCATGAATATGATATTGGATCTTATCGTGATTCTCAAACTGTTAAGTCTGGTCATCCCAAGAAAAAAAGTAGTGTGTTTTCTCGTTTATCTTTTGTGCAGGATGTTGACAAACAAGAAAATGCAAACAATGCACGGAATAAGAAACATGATTTCCATACTTCAGTTGATGAAGTGATGGAAATGGTACGTCACAGTCAGAACCAGTGGACGACAAAAAGAATGTCAAAGCCAAGCAAGCACAGCAAGGCTGAAAGTTTGAGGAGTAGAACTCAATTAACTGGTTCAAGGAAGAAGGATGATTGCTTTGAAAATACCTTGAAGGATCTAAGTACGGATTTGACTACTGCAAGTGGAGACAAGTCGATGACAAAAAGAATGTCAAAGCCAAGCAAGCACAACAAGGCTGAAAGTTTGAGCAGTAGAACTCAATTAATTGGTTCAAGGATGAAGGATGATTGCTTTGAAAATACCTTGGAGGATCTAAGTATGGATTGGACTACTGCAAGTGGAGAAAATTCCAATAAAATAGCTGAAGATGTATCTTTTGTGGATTTCAAGCGTCGCAGCAAAGTGAGGAAACTTAGTGATGAGACTGAGATTAGAAGTTCCGATGAGAGTGAAAAGACTGAGAATTTGGTACTTGTGCAACCGAAGAGAAGAAAGTTGGTCCGCCCAAATTTCAACAAAAGTACAACTTCTGATGACAAGGGTGTCGATCTTGGTGCTTCTCAAAATTTACCTTTGTCACATGGGAGTTGCAATCTTATGGATGCTAGCAAAAGTGGCTGTTCTTTGCCACAAACAGAGGCAAAAATTAAAACTAGCATTTTAGCACTTTTAGCTCGTGCTGAACTgcaaaacattattggtaatgcACACTCTGAAGATAAGAATACTACTCAGGCCAGGGGACGTGTCTGCAGCGAAGGAGGAGAAAAAGCAACAGACCGTGCTCTTACTGCATTTCATGATGGATCAGAATGCATAGAGAATGTAAAAAATACGAATGTTTTTTCTTCAGCTTCTTGCAGAGACAAGAGTTGCCATATGAAGGAAGGTTTCTGTGCGATGGATAGCATAAAATCAGTTCCACAGGACACGGAATCATTTCATTCTATTTGTCAAGAACATAATGGAGAGGCATCTGCTGGAAGAGGTATGAAGGAAGGTTTCTGTGCGATGGATAGCATAAAATCAGTTCCACAGGACACGGAATCATTTTGTTCTATTTGTCAAGAACATAATGCAGAGGCATATGTTGGCAGGGGTATGAATGCTGAAGAAGAAGCACTGAAAGATGGATCTTCATATTTGCAGAACTCTGGTAATGAAAAAGCTCCAATTGAAACTCCTCATATCAATGAGGGCTTAGGTGTGATGGATAGTACGAAATCAGTATTTCCAGGCATAGAATCACTGCATTCCGTTTGTCAAGGGCACCATTTGGATAAGATCATATGTGCTAGCAGAGGTATTAAAACTCATAATCAAAAAGCTTCAATTACAACTTGCTGTCATATCAAGGAAGGCTTAGGTAGTAATGGTAGTGTAAAATCAGTGTCTGCAAATTCGGAATCACCGCGTTCAATTTGTCAAGAACGTCATGCAGATAAGAATCATGAGATCCTACATGCTGGCGTAGGTGTTAACTCTGAAAAACGAATGCCAAAAGATGGAAGCTCCTCCTTAGCCACTGAATTTAAAGATGGATCAGACACTTCACAGTTCTCTGGCAATGACAATGCTCCAATTGAATCAGTGTCTGCAAACTCGGAATCACTGCGTTCAATTTGTCAAGAACGTCATGCAGATAAGAATCATGAGATCCTACATGCTGGCGTAGGTGTTAGCTCTGAAAAACGAATGCCAAAAGATGGAAGCTCCTCCTTAGCCACTGAATTTAAAGATGGATCAGACACTTCACAGTTCTCTGGCAATGACAATGCTCCAATTGAACAAAAGATGGATTGA